The DNA sequence GCATATATGGTATCGAACGCCAAAGAGGACTTTCCGGAACCGGAAAGCCCTGTTAATACAACCAATTCTCCTCTTGGTATGTCCACCGATATATTTTTTAAATTGTGCTCATTGGCACCTCTTATTTTTATATACTTTGTATCCATTACATCTCTCCATAAACATGTTCGAACAGTTCGAACATACTTTCGTAACAGTATATAATTTATTTTAATTTACGTCAATAATGGATATTATCTTTTTTACACAATCCTCTATGCTGCCGTTATTCTCAACAGTATAGTCTGCATACTTTTGATATTTTGAAATCCTCATGTCATACATCTGCTTAAGTTCTTCCTTTGACTTATCTCTTGCAAGAGGTCTGTTTGTATCTGATAGCAAATCTTCATAAATCTTATCAAAATCCCTTACAAGGCATATGATAATGCCTCCCTTTTTCAAAACCTCACCGTTTCTGTCAAAGGTAAGCATTCCTCCGCCTGTGGAAATAACTCCTGCCGGCATTTTGGAAACCTTTATAGCTATTTCATGCTCCAAATCTCTAAAATAGTCTTCACCATATTTTGTAAATATAGTCGGTATATCCATTTCATAAGTTTCTATCAAAAGCTCATCGGTATCTATATAATAAGTATTAATCTCCTTAGCCAATACTCTTCCCACAGTTGTCTTTCCGCTTGCCATAAAGCCACAAAGCATAATTTTTTTATTTAACATATATCAGTATCCATTTCTATAAATAGCCACAAATGTTTTACTACACTTGTGGCTTCCAACTCATAAACTAAATATACTTTTCTACAATCTTTTTCATCTCTTCAATATGTTCTTCCATATCCGAAATAAGCTTTATTTGAGTTCTTGCACGGTCAAGATTATGATTTTCTCTTGCTATCTTAAAATACTTATCACCCGCAATATAATCTCCCAAAAATCTTATACCGCATTCATAGGTCATTACTATTGCTCCCATATGCAAAAGTTCAATCTCTTTTTTATTTAAACTTTTACCGCAAGCTTCCAAAAATCCCCTTGTAAAAGCCTTAAACAGTTCAATATCAAGACCTACCTTTGACAAATCAACCTCATCTTCAAGTCCTTTATTTGCTCCGAAGCGAATAGAATCACCAAAGTCAAATGCTGCAACTCCCGGCATTATAGTATCTAAATCTATTACACACAATGCCTTCTTGGTATCCTTATCAAATAAAATATTGTTAAGCTTGGTATCATTATGTGTAACCTTCAAAGAGATTTCATTATTTGCAAGTGCTCTGTTAAAGATATGGGTATATTCCTCTCTGTTTAAGAAAAAGTCTATCTCTTCTTTAACAGTCTTTGCTCTGCCCAGAGGATCTTCATTTATCTGTGCTTTAAATGTAGCAAATCTGTCCTCTGTATTGTGAAAGTTTTTGATAACTTCACTAAGTTTATTAACCGGAAAGTCTGCTAAAAGATTTTGAAAATTTCCAAAAGCATAACCCGACTCATAAAACTCTTTGGCATTTGTAACCTGTTCATAGCATATAGTATCCGCTATGAAATTATAGGCTCTCCAAATATCTCCTTTACTGTCCTCATAAAAGCTTTGTCCGTCTTTGGTCTTTATAAGATTTAGAGTCTCACGGTCCGGATCTCCGCCATTTTTTTCAATCTTATCTCTTAAAAATGATGTTACTAAAGCAATATTTTCCATAAGCTTCTTCGGCTCTTTAAATATTGTCTTA is a window from the Lachnoanaerobaculum umeaense genome containing:
- a CDS encoding shikimate kinase, yielding MLNKKIMLCGFMASGKTTVGRVLAKEINTYYIDTDELLIETYEMDIPTIFTKYGEDYFRDLEHEIAIKVSKMPAGVISTGGGMLTFDRNGEVLKKGGIIICLVRDFDKIYEDLLSDTNRPLARDKSKEELKQMYDMRISKYQKYADYTVENNGSIEDCVKKIISIIDVN
- a CDS encoding phosphotransferase enzyme family protein; this encodes MKSSVIEVLQQYNNFTKLKEFSEYGNGHINDTYLLDYEGSGKVILQKINKTIFKEPKKLMENIALVTSFLRDKIEKNGGDPDRETLNLIKTKDGQSFYEDSKGDIWRAYNFIADTICYEQVTNAKEFYESGYAFGNFQNLLADFPVNKLSEVIKNFHNTEDRFATFKAQINEDPLGRAKTVKEEIDFFLNREEYTHIFNRALANNEISLKVTHNDTKLNNILFDKDTKKALCVIDLDTIMPGVAAFDFGDSIRFGANKGLEDEVDLSKVGLDIELFKAFTRGFLEACGKSLNKKEIELLHMGAIVMTYECGIRFLGDYIAGDKYFKIARENHNLDRARTQIKLISDMEEHIEEMKKIVEKYI